A genomic segment from Pyruvatibacter sp. encodes:
- a CDS encoding cysteine synthase A — MTARTAPKKIKNGIVDAIGNTPLIRLKKASEETGCEILGKAEFMNPGQSVKDRAALFIIEDAIRSGRLQPGGTIVEGTAGNTGIGLALVGNALGFKTVIVIPETQTQEKKDMLRLAGARLIEVPAVPYKDPNNYVKYSGRLAEELAAKEPNGAIWANQFDNVANRQGHIETTAPEIWEQTDGKVEGFICAVGTGGTLAGVAAGLRENNKDIVIGIADPMGAALYNYYAHGELKAEGTSITEGIGQGRITANLEGLTVDEPFQISDEEALPVAFDLLEHEGLCMGSSSGVNVAGAIRLAKKMGPGHTIVTILCDFGTRYQSKMFNPAFLKQQGLPVPGWLDT; from the coding sequence ATGACCGCACGCACCGCCCCGAAAAAGATCAAAAACGGCATTGTTGATGCTATCGGCAACACGCCGCTGATCCGCCTCAAGAAAGCGTCCGAAGAAACCGGCTGCGAGATTTTGGGCAAGGCCGAGTTCATGAATCCGGGACAGTCGGTAAAGGATCGCGCCGCGTTGTTCATTATCGAGGATGCCATCCGCTCTGGCCGCCTCCAGCCCGGCGGCACCATTGTGGAAGGCACCGCAGGCAACACCGGCATTGGCCTTGCGCTGGTCGGCAACGCTCTTGGCTTCAAGACCGTGATCGTCATTCCTGAAACCCAGACCCAGGAAAAAAAGGACATGCTGCGGCTGGCCGGTGCACGGCTGATTGAAGTGCCGGCCGTGCCTTACAAAGACCCCAACAACTACGTCAAATATTCAGGCCGCCTCGCTGAGGAGCTGGCCGCAAAGGAACCCAATGGCGCCATCTGGGCCAACCAGTTTGACAATGTGGCAAACCGGCAGGGCCATATTGAAACCACCGCGCCCGAAATATGGGAACAGACCGACGGCAAGGTGGAGGGCTTTATCTGCGCCGTTGGCACGGGTGGCACACTGGCAGGTGTTGCAGCGGGTCTGCGCGAAAACAACAAAGACATTGTCATTGGCATCGCCGACCCGATGGGTGCTGCTCTTTACAACTACTATGCTCATGGCGAGTTGAAAGCCGAAGGTACATCCATCACCGAAGGCATTGGTCAGGGCCGCATAACCGCCAATCTTGAAGGCCTGACAGTTGATGAGCCCTTCCAGATATCCGACGAGGAAGCCCTGCCGGTGGCGTTTGATCTGCTGGAACACGAAGGCCTGTGCATGGGCTCGTCGAGCGGCGTGAACGTGGCAGGTGCTATCCGCCTGGCCAAAAAAATGGGGCCGGGGCACACCATCGTGACCATTCTGTGCGACTTCGGCACGCGCTATCAGTCAAAAATGTTCAATCCGGCGTTCCTGAAACAGCAGGGCCTGCCGGTTCCTGGCTGGCTCGATACGTGA